The following is a genomic window from Candidatus Syntrophosphaera sp..
CGTCCTGATCAATTTCACCGGTTCGGATTGGTGCAGTTGGTGTTTCAAGCTGAGGGACGAAGTGTTCACCCAGCCCGCGTTCATCGACTATGCCAAGGCCAATTTCGTGCTCCTGACAGTGGACTTTCCCCGCAGGACCAAGCTGCCGGCCAGCCAGCAAAAGGCGAACCAGGCTTTGGCCGAGAGCTTCGGTGTCCAGGGATTCCCCACCATCGTTTTGGTGGATTCCCAAGGCAAGGAGATCACTCGCACGGGCTACCAGTACGGTGGCGCGGAAAACTACGTCAAACATCTCAAGGAGCTCCTGGGAGAAAACTAAACGCAAGCCTGAGGCGAACTGAAGTTCGAAATCAAACACCCCGCGAGGGGTATAAGGGATAATCCGGCCTTGTTGCCATACCAGAGCGGCGAGGCCGGTTTTGCTTGAGTGGCGAGTTATGAGTCAGGAGTCAAGCTGGCGCACGCCTGGGAATGCCGACGTCCTCGTAGGCGAAGCTCCGCAGGAGCTTTTTTCTGTCTCGACCGGCCCACCTTGGAAAAAGCAACTGACCCCTCACGAAGCCCTGCGGTCTTTCAGCCGACGGGGACGTCGGCAGTCCATGGCCGCCAAATTGCACCCCGCTTCCCCGCTAAAACGCCAAAACGCTAAAACGCCAAAACGCCACCTCCAGTTTTTCCCCATTCCTCCCCCAGGCGAGGAAAAATCTTGACTCCCGGAACGGATCTGGCTGCCTGGGCACAGGGACAAAAACATATGCGAACCGGAAAGATAATCGACATCGACTGCCGCTGCGGCTGCAAACTGTTCCGCTATTTCAAGGCGGGGAAGGGCAGGCTCATCAAATGCCTGCTCAGCCGCCTCAGCGAAGACTACGTCGGCCTGCAGGGGGCCGCAACCCTCTCCCGTCCCCTCTGCCCAAACTGCGGCAAGGAACTGGGCATCATCATGATGATCCACGGCGAACCCGCCCTCAAACTGAATCAGGGCACCATCAAAAGCGTCCGGATATAGCTCCCCCGACCCCGCCAGATGTAGCCGGAGGATTCCGATCCTCCGCATCCAGGGATAAACAATAGGTGAAGGGTTTGCAGAGCTTTGGAAAGCTCTGGCTACATTTGCAGAGGATCGGAATCCTCCGGCTACATGGCTCCCCGCATAACGCGTAACCCCATAACGCGTAACCCATAACGCATAACGCGTAACCCATAACGCTTAACCCATAACGCGTAACGCATCACATCTCCTGCGTGAGCAGCTCATACCCGTTCACCGGGGCCAGAAGGCCCGCGTCCACGGCTCTTTTGACAGAGCGGCAGGGCAGGTCGTGGAGTTCGATGTAGGTTCTGGAGATGAATTCCAGGTCGATGGTTTCCGGGCTTTCCTTGGCCAGGTTCCACATCATTTTGGTGAAGGCGTTGTACCAGTTTTGCAGGATCACGTCTTCATTGGCGGTGCGCCGGTTGTGGATGTCCACGTAGACGCTGAGGTCGCTGCGGAAACCCGCAGAGGGATTCAGCGCCTTCAGGTTGGTCGCGATCCGCCCGAAGCGCAGGGTGGCCTCGCAGGGCCGGGGCTTGAACCAGGGGCGCACGATCACGCGCTTCAGCCGGGGGTTGTAGTAATAGACCAGCCCGTCGCAGGTGCCGCGGTAGGCCTGGATCATGTTTTTGAAGTAGGCTCGCATATTGTTTCCTCCTTGTTGCGTAGCTTGTTTTGGTAAGTTAAGAGTTAAGAGTTAAGAGTTGAGAGTTAAGCTTGCGCAGAAACCAGATCCACGCGGATTTAAAAGATCATTTTCATACGGATTAAACAGAGGATCGGAATCCTCCGGCTACATATGCAGAGGATCGGAATCCTCCGGCTACATGGTTCCTCGCGTTACGCGTAACCAGCAACGCGTAACCATTAAACGCCACATATAACCTCGCCGAGTTTGACGTTTCCCGCCATTATACCCAGACCGTTCATTGCCCATTAGCCTCCCGCCGAGTAACCGCCGGTTGGGCGAGTGGTCGGCGGGAGGCAAGTGAGTGGCGGGTGAATCTGACCTGAGGGACAGATAGCTGTTGATTCATTTCCTAACAAGGATAGAGGCCTTGCCACGCTGGAGTCGAGCGAGGAACGAGCATGGACTCCAGCAAGACGACAAACAATTATCCTGGAGTCCATGCGGGGCCGGATAAATAATCACACTTATGAAGCAAAGCTCATCAACCGGCCCGCTCGATTCCAGGGATCTTCTCCAAATCACCAAATCACAACCAAATCACAAACCTTGTGATTTGGTGACTTATTGTGGGACAAAGGTTTAACCCACCAAATCACAAAATCACAACTTCCTTACGGCCCCCGGCGAGAGTAGATGATTTCTCCGGTCCCGGACGCTTTCTTAGGCTGGACAGGACGGATCCCCGGCTGGGGTGCTCTTTGCCAGGCTGGCCCTGCAGGATGGGGGTGAGAGGATATCCTATAATGATATATAGAAATATATTTATATGTAATAATTGTCTTTTGTATATGTATATCATATTTGTAGTTATATGTTATTTGTTTCAAAACCAGAACCACCAGCACCTGTCGTCCCTGCCTATGAGCCCTCGGATCTGCCAGACCCAGGAGCGTTGTCATCCCGGCGCAGGAGGCTGTGTGAAAACTCACCACAGAGTCCCGTAGGGACGGTATTTTAGATAGCTACGTTGGTTTTAGGTGTTTGCATGAGTCACGTAGGGACGACATATCAGATATGTATCTCATTCTGGCCTATGAAGATGACGCCTCCCAATATGCCGTCCCCATGGGACTCTGGAGATATGTTTGGGGCTGCACGTGCTATCTAAAATGCCGTCCCTACGGGACTTATTGAGACCCTTCACTCACTATTCACACTGGCTCCCGAGCCGGGATGACAGCCATTCTCTTACTACGCATTTAGGTCCCCGACTGCGGAACGGCGCCCTCCCGTAGGAATGTGTGATTTTGTGATTTGGTGGCTTAAGTGATTGCGGGACAGTGAGTCGCCAAGTCACAAGGCTTGTGATTTGGTTGTGATTTGGTGATTTTGAGCCAGACCGCCAGATTTAACCGGTGAAGCAAAACCCCGCGAATATCGAGAAAAGCCAGATGAATCGGTGGAACGACCAGATAAATCTGGTGTTCCGGCATGCGTCAGCTTCCCTTTTTCCCATTTTCCCTTTTGCCCTGTTTCCCTTTTTCGTTCTTGCCTCGCGCGGAGCAAAAAAAAGGGGGAAAGCGAAGATCACTTTCCCCGGGCATAACAATTGATGGTTTAGATCAATCCTTGGTCCATCATGGCGTTGGCCACCTTGATGAATCCAGCGATGTTGGCGCCCTTGACGTAGTTGATGAAGCTGCCGTCCTTGCCATAGGTTTCGCACTGGGCGTGGATGGCTTTCATGATCACCTGGAGCTTGGCATCGACCTCTTCGCTGGTCCAGGAGATGCGCATGGAATTCTGCGTCATTTCCAGGCCGGAAGTTGCCACACCGCCGGCGTTGGCGGCTTTGCCGGGCCCGTAGAGGATCTTGTTGCCGAGGAACACTTCCACTCCTTCGAGGGTGGTGGGCATGTTCGCGCCTTCAGTAACGCAGATGCAGCCGTTTTTGACGAGGGTCTTGGCTTCTTCGCCGTCGATCTCGTTCTGGGTGGCGCAGGGGAGGGCGATGTCGCCCGGAATGATCCAGGGACGGGCGCCTTCGTAGTATTTGACGCCAAATTCATCGGCGTATTCCTTGATCCTGCCGCGCTTGACGTTTTTGAGCTCCATCAGGAATTCCCATTTGTCGCCCTTGATGCCGTCCGGATCGTGGATGAAGCCGTCGGAATCGGAAGCGGTGATCGGGGTGCCACCCAACTGGTTGACTTTCTGGATGGCGTATTGGGCAACGTTGCCGGAGCCGGAGATGAGGACTTTTTTGCCTTCGAAGCTGTTGCCGCGGGTCTTGAGCATTTCGTCAGCAAAATAGACCGTGCCGTAGCCTGTGGCTTGCGGGCGGATGAGGCTTCCGCCCCAATCCAGGCCTTTTCCTGTGAAGACGCCGGTGACCTCGTTCATGATCTTTTTGTACATGCCGTACATGAAGCCGATCTCACGCTTGCCGACGCCGATATCGCCGGCGGGGACGTCCGTGTTCGGGCCCAGATGGCGGAAGAGCTCCAGCATGAAGGAATGGCAGAAACGCTGCACTTCCTCGTCGGAACGGCCGCGGGGGTTGAAATCCGAGCCGCCTTTGCCGCCACCCATGGGCAGGGTGGTGAGGCTGTTCTTGAAGATCTGTTCAAAGCCCAGGAATTTGAGGATTCCCAGGTTGACGCTGGGGTGGAAGCGCAGGCCGCCCTTGTAGGGGCCGATGGCGCTGTTGAATTCGACGCGGAAGCCCCGGTTGACCATCACTTCGCCGGTGTCAGTCTGCCAGGGGACGCGGAAGAGGATGGTGCGTTCGGGTTCGACGATCCGGTCCAGGATCTTGGCTTTCTTGTACTGCGGATTGGAATCATAGACATCCCAAATCGTTTCGACTACTTCGGTGACTGCCTGGATGAATTCAGGTTGGTCAGCGTTCTTGGCGGAGACTTGATGCAGAAATTCGTGTTTTGTCATTAAACATACCTCCAGTATGATTTTTCTTTATGTGATGGATGATTTGGACGCTTTGATGGCCGGTAGCGGCGCTGAGCCTATGTTCGTTGCTTGTTCATTCGACTTTGGACACATACGTTTCACTTAATTATGACGGCGTTTTTTCCGTCAAATAAAAACTTCATATTCCGGGGAGTTTTTTTAGCCAGGAAGTACTGGCCCTCCGCCAGGGTTTCCAGAGAGGCCAGCCAAGTCCAATCCAGCCAGTCATTTGCGGCTTTCTCCCAAACCGTGAGGTAGCCAACGTTCATGGAAAAAAGATTGTGGAAGAAGTGCGATCCGTGGGAGGCCTCGATGGACATATTGGGCAGCACGACCTCGACGATGATCTGGGCGTTGCAGATCTGGCTCCAGTTCACGGGTATGCCCAGGAAGCGGTCGCTCGAGCCCCAGCGTCCTGGCCCAATGAGGACATATTTGGTTCCGGAGTCCCGCATTGCCTGGTTCATGTCGTCCAGTTCCCTGGCCATTTCCTCCGTTTTGACGATGTCGAATTTCTCCGGCGGGATGTAGAGGATGGTATCCAATTCCTCGTTGATCTCGCTGCCGAGGGCGTAGGAAGAATATACGATCAGGTCCTGTTTGCTGGCCGCGTATTTTTCCAGGGGCTGGGAATAATGGTGGATGTTTACGGCGATGGGGCGGACCTGCAGCAGATGGAAAGAGGCCATACCGCTGTGTTCGTCGACGTCGAAGGCGAATTCCATCTCGATCTCGCAGCCGAGGACTTCCCTGCCCAGCAGCAGGAGGTCGCGGATGATGGGCGCCAGGGGGTATTCGTTGTAGTGCAATAGCTTGCGGTAGGTGATCACCCTTGGGCCGGGGATATGCCTGCCGTCCTTGAATTCCTTGTTTTCATAGTCCCAGACCGAGGAAAGCAGGCTGAGGCTGGTCTCGCAGAGTTTCTGGCTGATCCGCAGCCTGGAGAGGGAGGCCTTTTCCCCGCTGCTGAGGTCAAACTCCGTTAGCGAAGGCTGGATGGTGTAAAGATGGCGTTGGGCGGCCTCGACGATGTCCGTGGGTTTGAACATGTCCTTGTTCGGGAAGCGGGGGCAGAAGGCGAAAGTCCGTTCGCGCTCGACCGCCGTTTTGCCCAAACCGGTGGAAAGGGTCACCACGCCGTCCTCGTGGCCCATGTTCGTGCCGGGATAGAAATTGTAGGATTGGGCGACTCCGGAGACCAAAGGATAGAAATGGTCTTCATGGGCGGAGCCGGCCACTTTCTGGATGATCACGGCCATCTTCTCCTCGCGGGCGGGGATGTGCAGTTTCTCGCGGTAGACCCGGGCGGATTTTTGGAACATCGAGGAATAGACCAGCTTGACTGCCTGGATGAGCTGTTCCAGGCGGATCCTGGGGTCGGGATTACTGTTGGGGATCAGATAGGTGCGAAACACGCCGGCGAAGGGATTGGCGATCGAATCTTCCAGGATCGAGGAAGAACGCACGGCCAGGGGAAACACGCCCTGGTTGATGATCTGTTCGAGCACCGCCACCACAGTCTCCGGTAGGCGGGCATCAAGAAAGAGCTGGTCGATCTCTGCGTCGGAGTATTTTTCCTCGTCGTCCAGCAAGGCCAGCAGAGGCGGGTTTGCCGCCAGGTAGGAATCGAAGATGCCGGTGGCCAGAACCGCCGCCACGGGCACACTGATCTGGACCTCGGGGTATCTTTCGCAGATGTTGCTGTAGCGGTTCAGCACCACGTTCAGGAAGGCCAACCCACGACCCTTGCCGCCGATGGAATCGTCTCCCACTTTGTAGATGAGGTTGAGCTGAAAATCGCTTTCGCTGTTCCAATCCTGGATCTTTTCCCTTCTGCGGTAGGAAATGAGCGATTCGAAGGCTTCGCCGATCCGGTCGCGCAGGATTTGGGCTTCGCCGATGTCGCGGAATTTGTCGATGTACTTGGCCAGGGCCAGTTCCGCGTGGGTGCGCAGCCAGTTGTAGACGTGGCGGTTCTGATAGTGGAAAAGCAGGCTTACTTCCGGGATGGAGCTCAACTGGCGGTCCAGCCCGATCAGGGATTCAGCCTCGCCGATGACGCTTTGGTCCGGCAGGCGGAAGACGAACTTGCCAAAGCCGATCTCGTTTTCCAGCCAGCGCCTGATCCTGGTCTTCAATCCGGGCAGGTCCTTGTAGAGGAATTCACCTTCGTTGCTGGTGACGATATCGTTGTATTTGGGGTTGAAGCTTTGCAGGAGGAAGGGGAGGTGGGGATCGTGTTTCCGGATGTGCTGGAGCAGGTTTATCCCTCCGTCCCGGAAAGACGAGCCCATGTAGTGGTAATTGACGTTGCTGACGATGCCGATGATGTTGGCGGAGTACTTTGCGTGGAAGGCCACGGCGCTGTCATAATCGTGGAGGAGCATGACGCGGGGGCGGGCCTTGATGTAGAGGGTCTTGTTCACATCCTGGTGTTCGCGCAGGATGACGGTCTGGTTCAGGAGCATGACCTGTTCCTGCAGCAGGGGCAAAAACTGGGAATAGTAGGGGATGAAGGTCTCCACCACGAGGATGAGCGGAATGGGCAGGAGCGCGACGTC
Proteins encoded in this region:
- the gdhA gene encoding NADP-specific glutamate dehydrogenase, which translates into the protein MTKHEFLHQVSAKNADQPEFIQAVTEVVETIWDVYDSNPQYKKAKILDRIVEPERTILFRVPWQTDTGEVMVNRGFRVEFNSAIGPYKGGLRFHPSVNLGILKFLGFEQIFKNSLTTLPMGGGKGGSDFNPRGRSDEEVQRFCHSFMLELFRHLGPNTDVPAGDIGVGKREIGFMYGMYKKIMNEVTGVFTGKGLDWGGSLIRPQATGYGTVYFADEMLKTRGNSFEGKKVLISGSGNVAQYAIQKVNQLGGTPITASDSDGFIHDPDGIKGDKWEFLMELKNVKRGRIKEYADEFGVKYYEGARPWIIPGDIALPCATQNEIDGEEAKTLVKNGCICVTEGANMPTTLEGVEVFLGNKILYGPGKAANAGGVATSGLEMTQNSMRISWTSEEVDAKLQVIMKAIHAQCETYGKDGSFINYVKGANIAGFIKVANAMMDQGLI
- a CDS encoding PEP/pyruvate-binding domain-containing protein, whose translation is MITSNYWSIELEQLDQMTPRRVQHILMIASLYDSFVFEVDGFLAEQVLEDFHLMNLSTQPVIHHTSSLDSTISLLELEKIDIIIIHLASMRSIALELVSRIKKLKPELPIFFLMGAPQDLMFVENHLEELRDVEDFFYWNGDSKLVLAIIKQWELIQNIDHDVALLPIPLILVVETFIPYYSQFLPLLQEQVMLLNQTVILREHQDVNKTLYIKARPRVMLLHDYDSAVAFHAKYSANIIGIVSNVNYHYMGSSFRDGGINLLQHIRKHDPHLPFLLQSFNPKYNDIVTSNEGEFLYKDLPGLKTRIRRWLENEIGFGKFVFRLPDQSVIGEAESLIGLDRQLSSIPEVSLLFHYQNRHVYNWLRTHAELALAKYIDKFRDIGEAQILRDRIGEAFESLISYRRREKIQDWNSESDFQLNLIYKVGDDSIGGKGRGLAFLNVVLNRYSNICERYPEVQISVPVAAVLATGIFDSYLAANPPLLALLDDEEKYSDAEIDQLFLDARLPETVVAVLEQIINQGVFPLAVRSSSILEDSIANPFAGVFRTYLIPNSNPDPRIRLEQLIQAVKLVYSSMFQKSARVYREKLHIPAREEKMAVIIQKVAGSAHEDHFYPLVSGVAQSYNFYPGTNMGHEDGVVTLSTGLGKTAVERERTFAFCPRFPNKDMFKPTDIVEAAQRHLYTIQPSLTEFDLSSGEKASLSRLRISQKLCETSLSLLSSVWDYENKEFKDGRHIPGPRVITYRKLLHYNEYPLAPIIRDLLLLGREVLGCEIEMEFAFDVDEHSGMASFHLLQVRPIAVNIHHYSQPLEKYAASKQDLIVYSSYALGSEINEELDTILYIPPEKFDIVKTEEMARELDDMNQAMRDSGTKYVLIGPGRWGSSDRFLGIPVNWSQICNAQIIVEVVLPNMSIEASHGSHFFHNLFSMNVGYLTVWEKAANDWLDWTWLASLETLAEGQYFLAKKTPRNMKFLFDGKNAVIIK
- a CDS encoding thioredoxin family protein; protein product: MKILTILIMLSAFTFLGCVPRENARGGDTAETDVQTPDQAGTAEASNYAEGSWITDYSQALASAANLNRHVLINFTGSDWCSWCFKLRDEVFTQPAFIDYAKANFVLLTVDFPRRTKLPASQQKANQALAESFGVQGFPTIVLVDSQGKEITRTGYQYGGAENYVKHLKELLGEN